One window of the Enterobacter huaxiensis genome contains the following:
- a CDS encoding PTS system mannose/fructose/N-acetylgalactosamine-transporter subunit IIB: protein MSISFVRIDDRVIHGQLITRWARELPCDGIVAIDDAVAADPLLSSVMKGAVSDTKVWLFDTATAIEKLPKVIASEKRYFVIGKSPLTLQRIEQAGISLKNSNGKINVGPMSARANAIAIGPNQSVTKDEAAAFEWLTSQGHAIEFRLVPDASFYTWQDARQKLK, encoded by the coding sequence ATGAGTATTTCTTTTGTACGCATTGACGACCGCGTGATCCACGGGCAGCTCATTACACGTTGGGCCAGGGAGCTGCCCTGCGACGGCATCGTTGCCATTGACGATGCCGTTGCGGCCGATCCGCTGTTATCGTCGGTCATGAAAGGGGCCGTATCAGATACCAAAGTATGGCTGTTCGATACGGCAACCGCGATCGAAAAACTGCCAAAAGTGATTGCCAGCGAGAAGCGCTATTTCGTGATTGGCAAATCACCGCTCACGCTGCAGCGCATTGAGCAGGCGGGCATTAGCCTTAAAAACAGTAACGGGAAAATAAACGTGGGGCCGATGAGCGCTCGGGCTAACGCGATCGCCATCGGCCCGAATCAGTCGGTAACGAAAGACGAAGCGGCGGCGTTCGAGTGGCTGACCAGTCAGGGACACGCCATTGAATTCCGCCTGGTTCCCGATGCCAGTTTTTATACCTGGCAGGATGCCAGACAAAAGCTGAAATAA
- the lspA gene encoding signal peptidase II, with the protein MSKTLCSTGLRWLWLVVVVLIIDLGSKFLILQNFALGDTVPLFPSLNLHYARNYGAAFSFLADSGGWQRWFFAGIAIGICVVLAVLMYRSKATQKLNNIAYALIIGGALGNLFDRLWHGFVVDMIDFYVGDWHFATFNLADSAICVGAALIVLEGFLPKPAAKEQA; encoded by the coding sequence ATGAGTAAAACTCTCTGTTCAACAGGACTGCGCTGGCTGTGGCTGGTTGTGGTGGTGCTGATTATCGATCTGGGCAGCAAGTTCCTGATCCTCCAGAACTTTGCTCTGGGGGATACGGTTCCGCTGTTCCCGTCGCTTAACCTGCACTATGCGCGCAACTACGGCGCAGCGTTTAGTTTCCTTGCTGACAGCGGTGGCTGGCAGCGCTGGTTCTTCGCGGGTATCGCTATCGGTATCTGCGTAGTGCTGGCGGTGCTGATGTACCGCTCGAAGGCCACGCAAAAGCTGAATAACATCGCCTACGCGCTGATCATTGGCGGCGCGCTGGGCAACCTGTTTGACCGCCTGTGGCACGGCTTTGTGGTCGATATGATCGACTTCTACGTCGGCGACTGGCACTTCGCCACCTTTAACCTGGCCGATAGCGCAATATGCGTCGGCGCGGCGTTAATCGTGCTGGAAGGCTTCTTGCCTAAACCGGCCGCGAAAGAGCAGGCGTAA
- a CDS encoding glucose-6-phosphate isomerase family protein produces MIPDIILPPHVAWASGVFTNGPLLCKTTHIADLPDVFNDNDAWRGCEPQQRVYDVEMFDTPSNDGALYVGVTHLYAGKIGDEFFMTRGHFHRRREQGEVYFGLRGCGLLLLQTEAGDARLEQVTAGSVHIIPPFTAHRLINTGNETLSSLAVWPGIAGHDYALLAEGFALRVFASGEGYEVRHG; encoded by the coding sequence ATGATCCCTGATATTATCCTGCCACCCCATGTGGCGTGGGCCAGCGGTGTATTCACTAACGGTCCGCTACTCTGCAAGACGACTCACATCGCCGATCTGCCAGACGTGTTCAATGATAACGACGCCTGGCGTGGCTGCGAACCGCAGCAGCGCGTCTATGATGTTGAAATGTTCGATACCCCGTCGAACGATGGGGCGCTGTATGTCGGCGTGACCCATCTTTACGCCGGCAAAATCGGTGATGAGTTTTTTATGACACGCGGTCATTTTCACCGGCGCCGTGAACAGGGCGAGGTCTATTTTGGCCTGCGCGGATGCGGCTTGTTGCTGTTGCAAACGGAGGCGGGCGACGCGCGTCTTGAGCAGGTGACGGCAGGCTCTGTGCATATTATTCCTCCTTTTACAGCGCATCGTTTGATTAACACTGGCAACGAGACGCTATCCTCCCTTGCCGTCTGGCCAGGCATCGCGGGACACGACTATGCGCTGCTGGCAGAGGGCTTCGCCCTGCGGGTCTTTGCCTCCGGGGAAGGTTACGAGGTGCGCCATGGCTAA
- the ileS gene encoding isoleucine--tRNA ligase has translation MSDYKSTLNLPETGFPMRGDLAKREPGMLARWTDDDLYGIIRAAKKGKKSFILHDGPPYANGSIHIGHSVNKILKDIIVKSKGLTGFDSPYVPGWDCHGLPIELKVEQEFGKPGEKFTAAEFRAKCREYAATQVDGQRADFIRLGVLGDWSHPYLTMDFKTEANIIRALGKIIGNGHLHKGAKPVHWCVDCRSALAEAEVEYYDKTSPSIDVAFHAVDQDAVKAKFGVSSVNGPISLVIWTTTPWTLPANRAISLSGEFEYALVQVEGQAVILAKDLVESVLKRAHIADYTVLGTVKGDALELMRFKHPFLDFDVPAILGDHVTLEAGTGAVHTAGGHGPDDYNISLKYGLEIANPVGPDGSYLPGTYPALDGINVFKANDIIVDMLRTSGALLHVEKMQHSYPCCWRHKSPIIFRATPQWFVSMDQKGLREQSLKEIKGVQWIPDWGQARIESMVANRPDWCISRQRTWGVPMSLFVHKETQELHPNTLELMEEVAKRVEVDGIQAWWDLDARDILGADADSYEKVPDTLDVWFDSGSTHSSVVDVRPEFAGHAADMYLEGSDQHRGWFMSSLMISTAMKGKAPYRQVLTHGFTVDGQGRKMSKSIGNTVSPQDVMNKLGADILRLWVASTDYTGEMAVSDEILKRAADSYRRIRNTARFLLANLNGFDPVKDMVKPEEMVVLDRWAVSCAKAAQDDILKAYESYDFHEVVQRLMRFCSIEMGSFYLDIIKDRQYTAKADSVARRSCQTALFHIAEALVRWMAPIMSFTADEIWGYLPGEREKYVFTGEWYEGLFDLSSTEAMNDAFWDELLKVRGEVNKVIEQARADKKVGGSLEAAVTLYAEPELAAKLTALGDELRFVLLTSGAKVADYAEASADAQQSELLKGLKVALSKADGEKCPRCWHYTTDVGQVAEHADICGRCVSNVAGDGEKRKFA, from the coding sequence ATGAGTGACTATAAATCAACCCTGAATTTGCCGGAAACAGGGTTCCCGATGCGCGGCGATCTCGCCAAGCGTGAACCGGGAATGCTGGCGCGTTGGACCGATGATGACCTGTACGGCATCATTCGTGCAGCCAAAAAAGGCAAAAAATCCTTCATTCTGCATGATGGCCCTCCATATGCGAATGGCAGCATTCATATTGGTCACTCTGTTAACAAGATTCTGAAAGACATTATCGTGAAGTCCAAAGGCCTCACGGGCTTTGACTCGCCTTACGTTCCGGGCTGGGACTGCCACGGTCTGCCAATCGAGCTGAAAGTGGAGCAAGAGTTTGGCAAGCCGGGTGAGAAGTTCACCGCCGCCGAGTTCCGCGCGAAATGCCGCGAATACGCCGCCACCCAGGTTGACGGTCAGCGCGCTGACTTTATCCGTCTGGGCGTATTGGGCGACTGGTCGCACCCGTACCTGACCATGGACTTCAAAACCGAAGCCAACATCATCCGTGCGCTGGGTAAAATCATCGGAAACGGCCACCTGCATAAAGGCGCGAAGCCGGTGCACTGGTGCGTGGACTGCCGCTCTGCGCTGGCAGAAGCGGAAGTTGAGTATTACGACAAAACCTCTCCGTCTATCGACGTGGCCTTCCACGCGGTAGATCAGGATGCGGTGAAAGCTAAATTTGGCGTCTCCTCGGTAAACGGCCCGATCTCTCTGGTGATCTGGACCACCACTCCGTGGACCCTGCCAGCCAACCGCGCGATCTCCCTGTCCGGTGAGTTTGAATACGCGCTGGTGCAGGTTGAAGGCCAGGCGGTTATCCTGGCGAAAGATCTGGTTGAAAGCGTGCTGAAGCGCGCGCACATCGCCGACTACACCGTGCTCGGCACCGTGAAAGGTGACGCGCTGGAGCTGATGCGCTTTAAACACCCGTTCCTGGACTTCGACGTTCCGGCGATCCTGGGCGACCACGTGACGCTGGAAGCGGGTACCGGTGCGGTGCATACCGCCGGCGGCCACGGTCCTGACGACTACAACATCAGCCTGAAATACGGTCTGGAAATCGCTAACCCGGTTGGCCCGGACGGCTCTTACCTGCCGGGCACCTATCCGGCGCTGGACGGCATCAACGTCTTCAAAGCCAACGACATCATCGTTGATATGCTGCGCACCAGCGGCGCGCTGCTGCACGTTGAGAAAATGCAGCACAGCTACCCATGCTGCTGGCGTCACAAGTCACCAATCATCTTCCGTGCGACCCCGCAGTGGTTCGTCAGCATGGATCAGAAAGGCCTGCGCGAGCAGTCCCTGAAAGAGATCAAAGGCGTGCAGTGGATCCCGGACTGGGGCCAGGCGCGTATCGAATCCATGGTCGCTAACCGTCCTGACTGGTGTATCTCCCGTCAGCGTACCTGGGGCGTACCGATGTCTCTGTTCGTGCATAAAGAGACGCAGGAACTGCACCCGAATACCCTGGAACTGATGGAAGAAGTGGCGAAGCGCGTCGAAGTTGACGGCATTCAGGCGTGGTGGGATCTTGACGCCCGCGACATCCTGGGCGCTGACGCAGACAGCTACGAGAAAGTGCCGGATACCCTGGACGTATGGTTCGACTCCGGCTCTACCCACTCCTCCGTGGTTGACGTGCGTCCGGAGTTTGCCGGTCACGCTGCCGACATGTATCTGGAAGGCTCTGACCAACACCGCGGCTGGTTCATGTCATCCCTGATGATCTCCACCGCCATGAAGGGCAAAGCACCTTACCGTCAGGTTCTGACCCACGGCTTCACCGTGGATGGTCAGGGCCGCAAGATGTCCAAATCTATCGGTAACACCGTTTCTCCGCAGGACGTGATGAATAAGCTGGGCGCGGACATTCTGCGTCTGTGGGTGGCCTCTACCGACTACACCGGCGAAATGGCGGTGTCTGACGAGATCCTGAAACGTGCCGCCGACAGCTATCGTCGTATCCGCAACACCGCGCGCTTCCTGCTGGCGAACCTGAACGGGTTCGATCCGGTTAAAGACATGGTGAAGCCGGAAGAGATGGTGGTGCTGGACCGCTGGGCGGTAAGCTGCGCGAAAGCGGCGCAGGACGATATTCTGAAGGCCTACGAGTCTTACGACTTCCACGAAGTGGTGCAGCGCCTGATGCGCTTCTGCTCCATCGAGATGGGCTCGTTCTACCTCGACATCATTAAAGACCGCCAGTACACCGCGAAAGCGGACAGCGTGGCGCGTCGTAGCTGCCAGACCGCGCTGTTCCACATCGCGGAAGCGCTGGTGCGCTGGATGGCGCCGATCATGTCCTTCACCGCGGATGAAATCTGGGGCTATCTGCCGGGCGAGCGTGAGAAGTACGTCTTCACCGGCGAGTGGTACGAAGGCCTGTTCGATCTCTCCAGCACTGAAGCGATGAACGACGCCTTCTGGGACGAGCTGCTGAAAGTGCGTGGCGAAGTGAACAAGGTTATCGAGCAGGCGCGTGCTGACAAGAAAGTCGGTGGCTCTCTGGAAGCGGCAGTGACCCTGTACGCGGAACCTGAGCTGGCGGCGAAGCTGACGGCGCTGGGCGATGAATTACGATTTGTCCTGTTGACCTCCGGTGCGAAAGTTGCGGATTATGCCGAGGCTTCTGCTGATGCTCAGCAGAGCGAACTGCTCAAAGGACTGAAAGTCGCGCTGAGCAAGGCCGACGGTGAGAAATGCCCGCGCTGCTGGCATTACACCACCGATGTTGGTCAGGTGGCGGAACACGCAGACATCTGCGGACGCTGTGTAAGCAACGTCGCCGGTGACGGCGAAAAACGTAAGTTTGCCTGA
- a CDS encoding PTS system mannose/fructose/sorbose family transporter subunit IID codes for MEERKLTRKDLRRCWRAWMMHNLSSMSFERLESFGFCLSMLPVAKKLYPDAVQRTEMLRRHASFYNTEPQIGAIVNGMALGLEEKKANGEPIDGETINTLKVGLMGPIAGIGDSMIPGMLIPILLSIGMALAAGGNILGPLFYTVAWLAIIIPGSWFLFMKGYQMGSGSVEMLVSSKSTRLREALSLLGVFVMGGVAASYVKLGTGLEFITRDGVNIHIQQMLDGIFPQLLPLAVVLGTWYLMAKRGVSPVKAMILLLILAALGVASGLFAG; via the coding sequence ATGGAAGAACGTAAACTCACCCGCAAGGATCTGCGCCGCTGCTGGCGAGCGTGGATGATGCATAACCTCTCCTCAATGAGCTTTGAACGCCTTGAATCCTTCGGCTTTTGCCTGAGCATGCTGCCGGTCGCAAAAAAGCTTTATCCCGACGCGGTACAACGTACCGAGATGCTGCGCCGTCACGCGTCGTTCTACAACACGGAGCCACAGATTGGCGCGATCGTTAACGGTATGGCGCTGGGTCTGGAGGAGAAAAAAGCCAACGGCGAGCCGATTGACGGTGAAACCATAAACACGCTGAAGGTAGGCCTGATGGGGCCAATCGCCGGGATCGGTGATTCGATGATCCCCGGGATGCTTATCCCGATCCTCCTTAGCATCGGAATGGCGCTGGCGGCAGGGGGAAATATCCTCGGCCCGCTGTTTTACACCGTGGCCTGGCTGGCCATCATTATCCCCGGCTCCTGGTTCCTGTTTATGAAAGGCTACCAGATGGGGTCAGGCTCGGTGGAGATGCTGGTCAGCAGCAAATCTACCCGGCTACGGGAAGCGCTCTCGCTGCTGGGCGTCTTCGTCATGGGCGGCGTGGCGGCGAGCTACGTAAAGCTCGGCACCGGTCTGGAGTTCATCACCCGGGATGGGGTTAACATTCACATTCAGCAGATGCTGGACGGTATTTTCCCACAGCTGCTTCCGCTGGCGGTGGTACTGGGGACCTGGTATCTGATGGCAAAACGCGGCGTGTCGCCGGTAAAAGCCATGATATTGCTGCTTATACTGGCAGCGCTTGGCGTGGCGTCCGGTTTGTTTGCCGGATAA
- a CDS encoding PTS sugar transporter subunit IIA has protein sequence MIHFIVATHGPLAAALLESGRMVYGDLPGVHAVCLTEQAGIEGFRQDFSATLDAASVNADGVLVLCDMQSGTPWNVACEAAFNPHTQPPVAVVAGANFPMLLQTDEVMMACDVHQAAGQLIELTLPTLVQAKPAETEQTDDF, from the coding sequence ATGATTCATTTTATTGTCGCCACGCACGGCCCATTAGCCGCCGCGCTGCTGGAGAGCGGCCGGATGGTGTACGGCGACCTCCCCGGCGTACACGCTGTTTGCCTGACCGAACAGGCGGGAATAGAGGGCTTCCGGCAGGATTTCAGCGCCACGCTGGATGCGGCAAGCGTCAACGCCGACGGCGTGCTGGTGCTGTGTGACATGCAAAGCGGCACGCCGTGGAACGTAGCCTGTGAAGCCGCGTTTAACCCGCATACGCAGCCGCCGGTCGCCGTGGTGGCAGGGGCCAACTTTCCGATGCTGCTGCAAACCGACGAGGTGATGATGGCATGCGATGTTCATCAGGCTGCCGGGCAGCTTATCGAACTTACTCTGCCAACGCTGGTACAGGCGAAACCGGCAGAGACTGAACAGACAGACGATTTTTAA
- a CDS encoding LysR family transcriptional regulator encodes MKPALLPDLATFVTIVEHGNFSTAARITGATPSAISRCVSRLEQEMGSKLLHRTTRKLALTETGKSVYEHALDMLEAAQQAMDSGSSVQTVAQGKLTVSVPKAVGRFVIHPLIPEFLERYPQIDVCLRLEDRYMDLIDDGVDLALRITSTPSPGLYGKPLMPVTHVICATPEYLRRAGTPQHPHDLRAHSCISLGETPADSRWKFTLQGKTEIVQTHGRYAANHTGVRLDAVKRHVGIGSLPLFTAREALEKGEIVQVLPEWAFISSYTGELWLLWTRNKHMPARMRAMINYLNEKMPVIQ; translated from the coding sequence ATGAAACCTGCACTGCTTCCCGACCTTGCCACTTTTGTTACCATCGTAGAACACGGCAATTTTTCGACTGCAGCCCGTATTACGGGAGCAACGCCTTCAGCGATCAGCCGTTGTGTTTCACGTCTTGAGCAGGAGATGGGATCTAAGTTACTGCACCGCACCACGCGCAAGCTGGCACTGACCGAAACCGGAAAATCGGTTTATGAACATGCACTGGATATGCTGGAAGCGGCACAACAGGCAATGGATTCTGGTAGCAGCGTGCAAACCGTTGCGCAGGGAAAACTCACGGTGAGCGTGCCAAAAGCCGTGGGACGATTTGTGATCCATCCGCTGATCCCCGAGTTCCTGGAGCGCTACCCGCAAATTGACGTTTGTCTGCGTCTGGAAGATCGCTACATGGACCTGATCGACGATGGGGTCGATCTGGCATTGCGGATCACCAGTACCCCTTCTCCTGGCCTGTACGGAAAGCCCCTGATGCCGGTAACCCATGTTATTTGCGCCACGCCAGAATATCTTCGACGTGCAGGCACGCCACAGCATCCGCACGACCTCCGGGCACATAGCTGTATATCGCTCGGGGAAACCCCGGCCGATTCACGATGGAAATTCACCCTGCAGGGGAAAACGGAGATCGTACAGACGCACGGCCGCTATGCTGCAAACCACACTGGCGTGCGGCTGGATGCGGTAAAACGTCATGTTGGTATCGGGAGCTTACCGCTGTTTACAGCGCGCGAGGCTTTGGAAAAAGGGGAGATTGTGCAGGTTCTGCCGGAGTGGGCATTTATCAGCAGCTATACGGGCGAGCTCTGGTTGCTCTGGACGCGCAACAAACATATGCCAGCCAGAATGCGGGCGATGATCAACTACCTGAATGAAAAAATGCCAGTCATTCAGTGA
- a CDS encoding PTS mannose/fructose/sorbose/N-acetylgalactosamine transporter subunit IIC: MIIEAALIGLLCYLGALSSPWLLGLTGGWYLISRPLISGMLVGLILGDIKTGIMIGVAVQAVYIAMVTPGGSMPADLNFVAYPAIALGILSGKGPEVAVALAATIGIAGTILFNAMMVLNSFWNHRADVALENGDERGLYLNSAVWPQAMNFVLRFVPTFIAVFFGAQYISGFMDSLPHIVLSTMNVLGGILPAVGIAILLKQIIKSYTMLIYFLVGFVCIVFLKLNMVALVIVGALLALIHYNYKPEAPQAVASASAPDDEDEF; encoded by the coding sequence ATGATTATCGAAGCGGCTTTAATTGGCCTGCTGTGTTATCTGGGCGCGCTCAGTAGCCCGTGGCTTTTAGGGCTGACCGGCGGCTGGTATCTCATCTCCCGGCCGCTCATTTCCGGAATGCTGGTTGGCCTGATCCTGGGCGACATCAAAACCGGGATTATGATTGGCGTAGCGGTACAGGCGGTGTATATCGCAATGGTAACGCCCGGCGGCTCGATGCCAGCAGATTTAAACTTTGTGGCTTATCCGGCCATTGCGCTGGGGATACTTTCCGGCAAAGGACCTGAGGTTGCCGTCGCGCTGGCGGCGACGATTGGGATTGCCGGAACCATTCTCTTCAATGCGATGATGGTGCTGAACTCCTTCTGGAACCATCGTGCCGATGTGGCGCTGGAGAACGGCGACGAGCGCGGGCTCTACCTTAACAGCGCCGTCTGGCCGCAGGCGATGAATTTTGTGCTGCGCTTTGTGCCTACCTTTATCGCCGTCTTTTTTGGCGCGCAGTACATTAGCGGTTTTATGGACAGTCTTCCGCACATCGTTCTCTCCACCATGAACGTGCTCGGCGGCATCTTGCCCGCCGTCGGTATTGCCATCCTGCTTAAGCAGATCATCAAAAGCTATACCATGCTCATCTATTTCCTGGTGGGCTTCGTCTGTATCGTTTTTTTGAAACTCAATATGGTCGCGCTGGTGATCGTGGGCGCCCTGCTGGCACTGATTCACTACAACTATAAACCCGAGGCACCGCAGGCCGTGGCTTCAGCATCAGCCCCTGACGACGAGGATGAATTCTGA
- the fkpB gene encoding FKBP-type peptidyl-prolyl cis-trans isomerase — protein MSKSVQSNSAVLVHFTLKLDDGSTAESTRNNGKPALFRLGDTSLSEGLEQQLLGLKEGEKKAFSLEPDAAFGVPSPDLVQYFSRREFMDAGEPEVGAIMLFTAMDGSEMPGVIREINGDSITVDFNHPLAGRTVHFDVEVLEIEPALEA, from the coding sequence ATGTCTAAATCCGTACAGAGCAACAGCGCGGTTCTCGTTCACTTCACGCTGAAGCTGGATGACGGCTCCACGGCCGAATCCACCCGCAACAACGGCAAACCGGCCCTGTTTCGTCTTGGCGATACTTCCCTGTCTGAAGGCCTTGAACAGCAGCTCCTCGGTCTGAAAGAGGGGGAGAAAAAAGCCTTTTCGCTGGAGCCCGATGCGGCGTTTGGCGTGCCAAGCCCGGACCTGGTGCAATACTTCTCGCGCCGTGAGTTTATGGATGCAGGCGAACCGGAGGTTGGGGCGATTATGCTCTTTACCGCTATGGACGGCAGCGAAATGCCTGGCGTGATCCGCGAAATCAACGGCGACTCTATTACCGTTGACTTCAACCATCCGCTTGCCGGGCGTACCGTTCATTTTGATGTAGAAGTGCTGGAAATCGAACCGGCACTGGAGGCCTGA
- the ispH gene encoding 4-hydroxy-3-methylbut-2-enyl diphosphate reductase, with translation MQILLANPRGFCAGVDRAISIVENALEIYGAPIYVRHEVVHNRYVVDSLRERGAIFIEQISEVPDGAILIFSAHGVSQAVRNEAKSRDLTVFDATCPLVTKVHMEVARASRRGEESILIGHAGHPEVEGTMGQYSNPEGGMYLVESPEDVFTLDVKNEGRLSFMTQTTLSVDDTSDVIDALRQRFPKIVGPRKDDICYATTNRQEAVRALAERADVVLVVGSKNSSNSNRLAELAQRMGKAAFLIDDSTDIQEAWVKNAACVGVTAGASAPDILVQNVIARLQELGGGEAVPLEGREENIVFEVPKELRIDAREVE, from the coding sequence ATGCAGATCCTGTTGGCTAACCCGCGCGGCTTTTGCGCCGGTGTAGACCGCGCTATCAGCATTGTTGAAAACGCGCTGGAAATTTACGGCGCGCCAATTTACGTGCGCCACGAAGTGGTGCACAACCGCTACGTGGTCGACAGCCTGCGCGAGCGCGGTGCGATCTTTATTGAGCAGATTAGCGAAGTGCCGGATGGTGCGATCCTGATCTTCTCCGCCCACGGCGTTTCTCAGGCTGTGCGTAACGAAGCGAAAAGCCGCGATCTGACCGTATTCGATGCCACCTGTCCGCTGGTGACCAAGGTGCATATGGAAGTGGCGCGCGCCAGCCGTCGTGGTGAAGAGTCAATTCTGATTGGCCATGCTGGTCACCCGGAAGTCGAAGGTACCATGGGCCAGTACAGCAACCCGGAAGGGGGCATGTACCTGGTCGAATCGCCGGAAGACGTCTTTACGCTGGACGTGAAAAACGAAGGGCGTCTGTCGTTTATGACCCAGACCACGCTCTCCGTAGATGACACATCAGACGTGATTGACGCCCTGCGCCAGCGCTTCCCGAAAATCGTCGGGCCGCGTAAGGACGACATCTGCTACGCAACGACCAACCGTCAGGAGGCCGTGCGTGCGCTGGCTGAACGGGCGGACGTGGTGCTGGTGGTCGGCTCCAAAAACTCCTCTAACTCCAACCGTCTGGCCGAGCTGGCGCAGCGTATGGGGAAAGCGGCGTTCCTGATTGACGATTCGACGGATATACAGGAAGCGTGGGTCAAAAATGCGGCCTGCGTCGGCGTTACCGCGGGTGCTTCCGCACCGGATATTCTGGTGCAGAACGTGATTGCCCGTCTGCAGGAGCTGGGCGGTGGCGAAGCGGTTCCGCTGGAAGGCCGCGAAGAGAACATTGTCTTCGAAGTGCCTAAAGAGCTGCGTATCGACGCCCGCGAGGTGGAATAA
- a CDS encoding glucose-6-phosphate isomerase family protein: MANYGLDMTITRQPLGFCYGDDVTGPMPEIRTLDQIRPSLRNPDCEGPEQVYAIAMDVARLADRPELEKRMLLFGVVTYAAGTLGDEPVRSQGHVHRISQHSGWSPPELYEIWQGKAIIYMQVYVDDDPGRCFAVLAGPGEKVLVPPGWGHATISASPNEPLTFGAWCDREYGFEYEAVRARKGLAWYPLVQGNHIVWQHNGHYRPGRLQMITPRGYPEFGITDAPVYQQFIDDPARFQFISRPDKVAELWNNFHP, encoded by the coding sequence ATGGCTAACTATGGTCTTGATATGACCATCACCCGTCAGCCGCTCGGTTTTTGCTACGGAGATGACGTTACCGGGCCGATGCCGGAGATCAGAACGCTGGATCAGATCCGCCCGTCGCTGCGCAATCCGGACTGCGAAGGGCCTGAACAGGTGTATGCTATCGCGATGGACGTGGCGCGTCTGGCGGACAGGCCCGAACTCGAAAAACGCATGCTGCTTTTTGGTGTGGTTACCTACGCGGCGGGCACGCTGGGCGATGAGCCGGTCCGCAGCCAGGGGCATGTTCACCGCATTAGCCAGCACAGCGGATGGTCGCCGCCTGAGCTGTACGAAATCTGGCAGGGTAAAGCGATTATCTACATGCAGGTGTATGTTGACGACGATCCGGGACGTTGTTTTGCGGTGCTCGCGGGGCCGGGTGAAAAGGTACTGGTCCCTCCCGGATGGGGTCATGCGACGATTTCGGCCTCGCCCAATGAGCCGCTGACGTTTGGTGCGTGGTGCGATCGAGAATATGGCTTTGAGTATGAGGCTGTTCGTGCGCGAAAAGGTCTGGCCTGGTATCCCTTAGTTCAGGGAAATCATATTGTCTGGCAGCACAACGGTCATTACAGACCTGGGCGACTGCAGATGATTACGCCGCGCGGTTATCCGGAGTTCGGCATCACTGATGCGCCTGTTTATCAGCAGTTTATTGACGATCCCGCACGGTTCCAGTTTATTTCGCGTCCGGATAAAGTCGCAGAACTGTGGAATAACTTCCATCCATAA
- a CDS encoding alanyl-tRNA editing protein → MTERLYYTSEATAGRAKVIRCTEETDGRYAVELDQTLFHPQGGGQPADRGLISGIAVEGVSLRGDQIIHILARPLVPGEVEMQVDKSARRRHARWHSAGHLIGYAGEYFGWQPVKAHHWPGEGRITFTPREQDAPMPDAAQLSAIIDDWKADNLLRHTEIEAGRRKVRFGDLPAYPCGGTHVKQLAEIGEMQLLGLKMKKGQLVITYALGEQE, encoded by the coding sequence ATGACAGAACGACTTTATTACACAAGCGAAGCGACAGCGGGCCGCGCGAAGGTGATCCGGTGTACTGAAGAGACTGATGGCCGCTACGCCGTTGAGCTGGATCAGACCCTTTTCCATCCGCAGGGTGGCGGACAGCCAGCGGATCGGGGCCTGATCTCGGGGATCGCGGTGGAGGGCGTGAGCCTGCGCGGGGACCAGATTATTCACATTTTGGCTCGGCCGCTTGTGCCCGGCGAGGTGGAAATGCAGGTCGATAAAAGTGCGCGCAGGCGTCATGCCCGCTGGCACAGCGCTGGCCATTTGATAGGTTATGCCGGTGAATACTTTGGTTGGCAGCCGGTGAAAGCTCATCACTGGCCAGGCGAAGGGCGAATTACCTTTACGCCACGGGAGCAGGATGCCCCAATGCCTGATGCAGCTCAGCTAAGCGCAATTATCGACGACTGGAAAGCGGACAACCTGCTTCGTCACACCGAAATTGAAGCGGGCAGGCGCAAGGTTCGCTTTGGCGATCTCCCGGCCTATCCCTGTGGCGGAACGCATGTAAAACAGCTGGCGGAAATAGGGGAGATGCAGCTCCTCGGGCTGAAAATGAAAAAAGGACAGCTGGTAATCACCTATGCACTTGGCGAGCAGGAGTAA